The Acinetobacter shaoyimingii DNA segment CAGTATTTTTGAATATTTAATGAGAAAATTTTCACCTAAAAATTCTAATAAAGTGTTATTTTAGGGATGAAATGACCTAATTATTGTAAATATAGAAATAAAATGACCAAGATTAAAATTGACCGTTCAGATGCTAAAATTTTAGATTTACTCCAAAAAGATGCACGAAAAACAAACCAAGAGTTAGCCGATACTATTGGTATGTCAGCTTCTCCTTGTTGGCGTCGTGTAAAACGTTTAGAAGATGATCAAATTATTCGTGGTTATGGGGTGTTATTAGATCGTAAGAAAATTGGACTTGGAGTAATGGTTTTTATTCGTGTCTCAATCGATAGTCACAGTGAACTTGAAGCAAAGAAATTTGAAGAACAAGTCAGTCAATTGGACAATGTGGTTGCTTGTTACAGCATAGGTGGTGATGCTGATTTTCTTCTTCAAGTCGTATCACCAGATTTAGATACTTATGCTGAATTTTCGATGTCGATTATTCGTCGCTTACCAGGCATTAAAGAAATGCAAAGTATGTTTGTGCTTAAAGAAATTAAACCATTTCTATCTTTTCCAGTTCAAGTAAATCAATAAGAATAAAAATAGAATGATGTTCTAAGGTCGTTTCATTTTTTATTTTTATACTTTAAGTGAAAAAGAAATGAACCGATTAATGTGCAAAACAAAAACAATAAAAATATTAAGATGAGTATTGGTACTGTAAGCTGATTTATATAAATATAAAAAAAGATAAAGATTGAGAATAGAAAATTATATGTGTTAGCGAGTAAAAATTTTTTGTTGGTCGGGGCATAGAAAGTTGTCAGATAGCCCAGAAATACTGCTGAAATGAATTCTAAAGAAAATAGGACATATAATGATCGAATACACGATTCTAAATATTTTTGATTAAATCCACATCCTATAGCGATACTTAACATGAGTAGATTAAATATAATAAAAATCGTTGCAAAGTACATAAAGGGGATAAGTAAGAATTTTAGCCAAATTTTCATTTTAACTTTCTAATTTTATTCATTATAAATGAAGTATATCGCTAATAATGGATTTAAGTATATTGATCTTTCCAATGTTGAAAGGCTTTCAACATTTGTTCTTTTTGTAATTTAGAAACATTTGGATATGAGTAAAAGCGATCATAGTCGCGCCGTAAAAGGCTACTCTGTATGCGCTTTGCTAAGTTATTTATGGCAGATTTTCCATAATCTCGATAATCATTTTCAGC contains these protein-coding regions:
- a CDS encoding Lrp/AsnC family transcriptional regulator — encoded protein: MTKIKIDRSDAKILDLLQKDARKTNQELADTIGMSASPCWRRVKRLEDDQIIRGYGVLLDRKKIGLGVMVFIRVSIDSHSELEAKKFEEQVSQLDNVVACYSIGGDADFLLQVVSPDLDTYAEFSMSIIRRLPGIKEMQSMFVLKEIKPFLSFPVQVNQ